A window of the Thalassospira indica genome harbors these coding sequences:
- a CDS encoding 3-keto-5-aminohexanoate cleavage protein — translation MAENDCKNSEAIMPLSMNKEVFITAAVTGSGGTQDKSPHVPRSPEQIANSAIDAAKAGAAVVHCHVRDPETGAPSRDLKYYRELTERVRAADVDVVLNLTAGMGGDIVFGSTEAPLPVNEAATDMIGATERMAHIADCLPEICTLDCGTMNFAEADYVMTNTPGMLRAMGQMMTDLGVKPEIEAFDTGHLWFAKQLVSEGILESPALVQLCMGIPWGAPNDLNTFMAMVNNVPSDWNWSAFSIGRDQMPYVAASVLAGGNVRVGLEDNIYLSKGVLATNAQLVERAVGIIEGMGTTVIGPDAVRKKLGLTKREPR, via the coding sequence GTCTTCATTACCGCCGCCGTTACAGGGTCTGGCGGAACACAGGACAAATCCCCGCATGTGCCAAGATCCCCCGAACAGATTGCCAATAGCGCGATTGACGCGGCGAAGGCCGGGGCGGCCGTGGTGCATTGCCATGTCCGTGATCCCGAAACCGGGGCACCGTCACGTGACTTGAAATATTACCGCGAACTGACCGAACGGGTGCGTGCCGCGGATGTTGATGTTGTTCTGAACCTGACCGCCGGCATGGGCGGGGATATCGTCTTTGGCTCCACCGAGGCGCCGCTTCCGGTTAATGAAGCCGCGACTGACATGATCGGGGCCACTGAACGCATGGCTCACATCGCCGATTGCCTGCCGGAAATCTGCACCCTTGATTGCGGCACGATGAACTTTGCCGAGGCCGATTATGTCATGACCAACACGCCGGGCATGTTGCGCGCCATGGGTCAGATGATGACCGATCTTGGCGTCAAGCCCGAGATCGAGGCATTCGATACCGGCCATCTGTGGTTTGCCAAGCAACTGGTAAGTGAAGGCATTCTTGAAAGTCCGGCTCTGGTGCAGCTTTGCATGGGCATTCCGTGGGGCGCGCCCAATGACCTCAATACCTTTATGGCGATGGTCAATAATGTGCCTTCTGACTGGAATTGGTCGGCCTTTTCCATTGGACGTGATCAGATGCCCTATGTTGCGGCATCGGTTCTGGCTGGTGGGAATGTCCGGGTTGGTCTGGAAGACAATATCTATCTGTCCAAAGGCGTGCTTGCCACCAACGCCCAACTAGTTGAGCGCGCGGTTGGCATTATCGAAGGCATGGGGACCACCGTGATTGGCCCGGATGCGGTCCGCAAGAAGCTTGGCCTGACCAAGCGGGAACCACGCTAA